Proteins encoded by one window of Kribbella italica:
- a CDS encoding CYTH and CHAD domain-containing protein, whose translation MTPTEQLEIETKYDVDEHAILPALHELPGVDRVEQPVELALEAVYFDTAGLHLARNKVTLRRRTGGEDDGWHIKLPAARGRMEIQHPLGRAVRKVPIQVVRAVRVHVRDHELGPVVTLATRRIVHRLLDAEGEVLAEVADDHVTATVDGEEPQTWREWEVELVGGSTELLEAAEPVLRDAGAKPASGPSKLARALGDRVPKRETWELPAKPTTADLFRSYATAQVEAIHLRDPEVRRDLPDSIHKMRVATRRLRSALATYRPVVDREVGDPIRDELKWFAGELGGARDAEVLREHFLVAVAEQPQELVMGRVAGYIDDHLRAVYKQARVRALEALESERYFRLLDTLDDLVTAPPLLDAETKAKKQVPSLLKNDLTRMSKCVKRAEKAETLAEQDHELHETRKASKRLRYAAESAVPVLGQAATDLANRAEQVQEVLGDHQDSVVARDLLRQLAVQQHLDGGNPFTLGRLHAAEQYRGDRSREAFLELWPTIDFS comes from the coding sequence ATGACGCCGACCGAGCAGCTCGAGATCGAGACCAAGTACGACGTCGACGAGCACGCCATTCTTCCGGCGTTGCACGAGCTGCCCGGGGTCGACCGGGTCGAGCAACCGGTCGAGCTCGCGCTGGAGGCGGTCTACTTCGACACCGCCGGGCTGCACCTCGCGCGGAACAAGGTGACCCTGCGCCGCCGGACCGGCGGCGAGGACGACGGCTGGCACATCAAGCTGCCGGCCGCGCGCGGGCGGATGGAGATCCAGCACCCGCTCGGGCGCGCGGTGCGCAAGGTGCCGATCCAGGTCGTGCGGGCGGTGCGGGTGCACGTCCGCGACCACGAGCTCGGGCCGGTGGTGACGCTGGCGACGCGCCGGATCGTGCACCGCCTGCTCGACGCCGAGGGCGAGGTGCTGGCCGAGGTCGCCGACGACCACGTGACCGCGACGGTCGACGGCGAGGAGCCGCAGACCTGGCGCGAGTGGGAGGTCGAGCTGGTCGGCGGCTCGACCGAGCTGCTCGAAGCCGCCGAGCCGGTACTGCGGGACGCCGGGGCGAAACCGGCCTCGGGTCCGAGCAAGCTGGCTCGTGCGCTGGGCGATCGCGTGCCGAAACGGGAGACCTGGGAGCTGCCGGCGAAGCCGACGACGGCGGACCTGTTCCGTTCGTACGCGACCGCGCAGGTCGAGGCGATCCACCTGCGCGACCCGGAGGTCCGGCGCGACCTGCCGGACTCGATCCACAAGATGCGGGTGGCGACCCGGCGGCTGCGCTCGGCGCTGGCGACGTACCGGCCGGTGGTGGACCGCGAGGTCGGGGACCCGATCCGGGACGAGCTGAAGTGGTTCGCGGGTGAGCTCGGCGGGGCGCGGGACGCGGAGGTGCTGCGCGAGCACTTCCTGGTCGCGGTCGCGGAGCAGCCGCAGGAGCTGGTGATGGGCCGCGTCGCGGGGTACATCGACGACCATCTGCGCGCGGTCTACAAGCAGGCGCGGGTGCGGGCGCTCGAGGCGCTGGAGAGCGAGCGGTACTTCCGGCTGCTCGACACCCTCGACGACCTGGTCACCGCGCCGCCGCTGCTCGACGCGGAGACGAAGGCGAAGAAGCAGGTGCCGAGTCTGCTGAAGAACGACCTGACGCGGATGAGCAAGTGCGTGAAGCGGGCGGAGAAGGCCGAGACGCTGGCCGAGCAGGACCACGAGCTGCACGAGACGCGCAAGGCGTCCAAGCGACTGCGGTACGCCGCTGAGTCGGCGGTGCCGGTGCTGGGTCAGGCGGCGACGGATCTGGCGAACCGCGCCGAGCAGGTCCAGGAGGTCCTCGGCGACCACCAGGACAGCGTGGTCGCGCGGGACCTGCTGCGGCAGCTCGCCGTTCAGCAGCACCTCGACGGTGGGAATCCGTTCACGCTGGGCCGGCTGCACGCCGCGGAGCAGTACCGGGGCGATCGGTCGCGCGAGGCGTTCCTGGAGCTGTGGCCGACGATCGACTTCAGCTGA
- a CDS encoding cupin domain-containing protein — MRVTETPNAVMTTYASPTQGSQELSVWRVEMKATAQGPVHVVDSEQVWTGLSGHARISLGTEELELKAGEALVLPAGVERQVTATEDFTAVVSGYGHAKVSVPGEDTDRGTPPWIS, encoded by the coding sequence ATGCGCGTGACCGAGACACCGAACGCCGTGATGACGACGTACGCGTCGCCGACCCAGGGCAGCCAGGAGCTGAGCGTGTGGCGGGTGGAGATGAAGGCGACCGCTCAGGGGCCGGTGCACGTGGTCGACAGCGAACAGGTGTGGACCGGGCTGAGCGGGCACGCGCGGATCAGCCTGGGCACGGAAGAGCTGGAGCTGAAGGCCGGAGAAGCTTTGGTACTGCCGGCAGGTGTCGAGCGGCAGGTGACGGCGACCGAAGACTTCACCGCCGTCGTCAGCGGCTACGGGCACGCCAAGGTCAGCGTCCCCGGTGAGGACACCGACCGCGGCACCCCGCCGTGGATCAGCTGA
- a CDS encoding MarR family winged helix-turn-helix transcriptional regulator, whose translation MDRHGYELPLLLAGAFRRIIDELHRRLAEQGHPDLRPAYGFALQAVGRDGCTVSDLGRRLGVTKQAATKTVGRLTDLHYVTRTPNPADARAILLTLTPHGRAALTLSARIFDELHTEWKQSLGAGRLNALEDDLAKLTPSDTPTPLADLPGWFH comes from the coding sequence ATGGACCGCCACGGCTACGAGCTCCCCCTCCTGCTCGCCGGCGCCTTCCGCCGCATCATCGACGAGCTCCACCGCCGCCTCGCCGAGCAAGGCCACCCCGACCTGCGCCCGGCGTACGGCTTCGCCCTGCAGGCCGTCGGCCGCGACGGCTGCACGGTCTCCGACCTCGGCCGCCGGCTGGGCGTCACCAAACAAGCCGCCACCAAGACCGTCGGCCGACTCACCGACCTCCACTACGTCACCCGCACCCCGAACCCCGCCGACGCGCGAGCGATCCTCCTCACCCTCACCCCCCACGGCCGAGCCGCCCTCACCCTCTCGGCCCGAATCTTCGACGAACTCCATACCGAGTGGAAACAATCCCTGGGCGCCGGCCGCCTGAACGCCCTCGAAGACGACCTCGCGAAGCTCACCCCCAGCGACACCCCCACCCCGCTAGCGGACCTCCCGGGGTGGTTCCACTAG
- a CDS encoding cation acetate symporter produces MFVVATLAIVIRASRNNKSAADFYAGGRSFTGPQNGVAIAGDYLSAASFLGIAGAIALNGYDGFLYSIGFLVAWLVALLLVAELLRNTGRFTMADVLSFRLKQRPVRMAAAISTLGVCFFYLLAQMAGAGGLVALLLGIDGKAGQNIVIAVVGAIMITYVLVGGMKGTTWVQIVKAVLLVIGAGIMTIWVLAKYSFNLSGLLGAAVDRSPAAGEKLLGPGLQYGVTGISKLDFISLGLALVLGTAGLPHVLMRFYTVPNSREARRSVSWAIWIIGIFYLFTLVLGYGAAALVGPDAIRAAPGKANSAAPLLAYELGGEILLGVISAVAFATILAVVAGLTITASASFAHDIYGQVIKNGQVSGDGEVRVARITVVVIGAVAIIGGIFANGQNIAFLVALAFAVAASANLPTILYSLFWRRFNTRGALWSIYGGLGSAIFLIIFSPVVSGKVDAKTGASLSMITDTGIDFHWFPLDNPGIVSIPLAFVLGIVGTLTSKETTDVDRFAEMEVRSLTGAGAEKATQH; encoded by the coding sequence ATGTTCGTGGTGGCCACCCTGGCGATCGTGATCCGGGCCTCGCGCAACAACAAGAGCGCGGCCGACTTCTACGCCGGTGGCCGCTCGTTCACCGGCCCGCAGAACGGCGTCGCGATCGCCGGCGACTACCTGTCCGCCGCGTCGTTCCTCGGTATCGCCGGGGCGATCGCACTCAACGGGTACGACGGCTTCCTGTATTCGATCGGCTTCCTGGTGGCCTGGCTGGTGGCGCTGCTGCTGGTCGCGGAGCTGCTGCGGAACACCGGCCGGTTCACGATGGCCGACGTCCTGTCGTTCCGGCTCAAGCAGCGTCCGGTCCGGATGGCCGCGGCCATCTCGACCCTGGGCGTCTGCTTCTTCTACCTGCTGGCCCAGATGGCGGGCGCGGGCGGCCTGGTCGCGCTGCTGCTCGGCATCGACGGCAAGGCCGGCCAGAACATCGTCATCGCGGTGGTCGGCGCGATCATGATCACCTACGTGCTCGTCGGCGGCATGAAGGGCACCACCTGGGTGCAGATCGTCAAGGCCGTGCTGCTGGTGATCGGCGCCGGGATCATGACGATCTGGGTGCTGGCGAAGTACTCGTTCAACCTGTCCGGCCTGCTCGGTGCCGCGGTCGACAGGAGCCCGGCGGCCGGCGAGAAGCTGCTCGGCCCGGGACTGCAGTACGGCGTGACCGGGATCAGCAAGCTCGACTTCATCTCGCTCGGCCTGGCCCTGGTCCTCGGTACGGCGGGCCTGCCGCACGTACTGATGCGCTTCTACACCGTCCCGAACTCGCGCGAGGCCCGCCGCAGCGTCAGCTGGGCGATCTGGATCATCGGCATCTTCTACCTGTTCACGCTGGTCCTCGGGTACGGCGCCGCCGCGCTCGTCGGTCCGGACGCGATCCGGGCCGCTCCCGGCAAGGCGAACTCGGCAGCTCCGCTGCTGGCCTACGAACTGGGCGGGGAGATCCTGCTGGGCGTGATCTCGGCGGTCGCGTTCGCGACGATCCTGGCGGTGGTCGCGGGGCTGACCATCACGGCCAGTGCGTCGTTCGCGCACGACATCTACGGCCAGGTGATCAAGAACGGCCAGGTCAGCGGCGACGGCGAGGTCCGGGTGGCCCGGATCACCGTGGTGGTGATCGGCGCGGTCGCGATCATCGGCGGCATCTTCGCCAACGGCCAGAACATCGCGTTCCTGGTCGCCCTGGCCTTCGCGGTCGCGGCGTCGGCGAACCTGCCGACGATCCTCTACTCACTGTTCTGGCGGCGCTTCAACACCCGCGGCGCACTCTGGAGCATCTACGGCGGCCTGGGCTCGGCGATCTTCCTGATCATCTTCAGCCCGGTCGTGTCCGGCAAGGTCGACGCCAAGACCGGCGCCAGCCTGTCGATGATCACCGACACCGGGATCGACTTCCACTGGTTCCCGCTGGACAACCCCGGCATCGTGTCGATCCCGCTGGCGTTCGTCCTCGGCATCGTCGGAACCCTGACCAGCAAGGAAACCACCGACGTCGACCGCTTCGCCGAGATGGAGGTGCGCTCCCTGACCGGCGCCGGCGCCGAGAAGGCCACCCAGCACTGA
- a CDS encoding DUF485 domain-containing protein, giving the protein MSETRRAGDPELTTYRDVQLSPDFSELRRRFRRFVFPMTGLFLAWYFLYVLLADYAHDFMSHKVGGNITVGLLFGFGQFVSTFAITLLYVRWADRKFDPDAKHLRDQIEGDES; this is encoded by the coding sequence ATGAGTGAAACGCGTCGTGCGGGCGATCCGGAGCTCACGACGTACCGAGACGTCCAGCTGTCACCGGACTTCTCCGAGCTGCGTCGCCGCTTCCGGCGCTTCGTGTTCCCGATGACCGGCCTGTTCCTGGCCTGGTACTTCCTCTACGTCCTGCTCGCCGACTACGCCCACGACTTCATGTCGCACAAGGTCGGCGGCAACATCACCGTCGGGCTGCTGTTCGGGTTCGGCCAGTTCGTCTCCACCTTCGCGATCACGCTGCTCTACGTCCGCTGGGCCGACCGGAAGTTCGACCCCGACGCCAAGCACCTGCGTGACCAGATCGAGGGAGACGAGTCGTGA
- a CDS encoding cation acetate symporter, with protein sequence MSLTAIGLVIAATIGIGLFGLRISRTTSDFYVASRAVTPRWNASAISGEYLSAASFLGVAGLVVVNGADMLWFSVGYTVGYLMLLVLIAAPLRRSGAYTLPDFAETRFESAVVRRICSFLVAGIGTLYLLPQLRGAGLTVQTVTGAPPAVGAALVAIIVVINVAAGGMRSITFVQAFQYWLKLTALAAPVFVILIAWRSMDHPVGVLDSLQGAGSEWAEPLSRADGRDHPLYATYSLLLALCFGTMGLPHVLVRFYTNPDGRAARRTTVVVLALLGAFYLFPPVYAVLGRTFAPDLVATAADTVVLELPGRIFPGTVGDLLGALVAAGAFAAFLSTSSGLTVAIAGVIDQDLLRNRLHRLTGGDYLAVNSFRIAAVLAIAIPYLAWNFTGSLSLADTVGLAFAVAASTFCPLLVLGIWWRRMSTVGAAAGLLVGGVAAISAVLVNVIGPPQGGWLGALIAQPAAWTMPLAFLTVIVVSRMTPNRIPAGTARSMVRLHTPEAVDVDRGFTGG encoded by the coding sequence ATGAGCCTCACCGCGATCGGTTTGGTGATCGCGGCAACGATCGGGATCGGCCTGTTCGGGCTGCGGATCTCCCGCACCACCAGCGACTTCTACGTCGCCAGCCGGGCCGTCACGCCGCGCTGGAACGCGTCCGCGATCAGCGGCGAGTACTTGTCGGCGGCATCTTTCCTCGGCGTCGCCGGTCTGGTCGTGGTGAACGGCGCGGACATGCTCTGGTTCTCGGTCGGTTACACGGTCGGCTACCTGATGCTGCTCGTCCTGATCGCCGCCCCGCTGCGCCGCTCCGGCGCGTACACCTTGCCCGACTTCGCCGAGACGCGCTTCGAGTCGGCCGTCGTCCGGCGGATCTGCTCGTTCCTCGTCGCCGGGATCGGCACGCTCTACCTGCTCCCACAGCTCCGCGGCGCCGGGCTGACCGTCCAGACCGTGACCGGTGCACCGCCCGCGGTCGGGGCGGCGCTGGTCGCGATCATCGTGGTGATCAACGTCGCGGCCGGCGGGATGCGCTCGATCACGTTCGTCCAGGCTTTCCAGTACTGGCTGAAACTCACCGCCCTGGCCGCGCCGGTCTTCGTCATCCTGATCGCCTGGCGCTCGATGGACCACCCGGTCGGCGTACTCGACTCGCTGCAGGGCGCCGGCTCGGAATGGGCCGAACCGTTGTCCCGCGCCGATGGTCGCGACCACCCGCTCTACGCGACGTACTCGTTGCTCTTGGCCCTTTGTTTCGGGACGATGGGCCTGCCGCACGTGCTGGTCCGCTTCTACACCAACCCCGACGGCCGCGCGGCCCGCCGTACGACGGTCGTCGTGCTCGCGCTGCTCGGCGCGTTCTACCTCTTCCCACCCGTGTACGCCGTCCTCGGGCGGACCTTCGCGCCCGACCTCGTCGCGACGGCCGCCGACACCGTCGTCCTCGAGCTGCCCGGCCGGATTTTCCCTGGCACCGTTGGCGATCTGCTCGGCGCGCTCGTCGCGGCCGGGGCCTTCGCCGCGTTCCTGTCCACGTCGTCCGGCCTGACGGTCGCGATCGCGGGCGTCATCGACCAGGACCTGCTGCGCAATCGCCTGCACCGGTTGACCGGAGGCGACTACCTGGCCGTCAACAGCTTCCGGATCGCCGCCGTCCTGGCGATCGCCATTCCCTACCTCGCCTGGAACTTCACCGGTTCGCTGAGCCTCGCCGACACCGTCGGACTGGCGTTCGCCGTCGCGGCCTCGACGTTCTGCCCGCTGCTCGTGCTGGGCATCTGGTGGCGCCGCATGTCGACCGTCGGCGCTGCGGCCGGGCTGCTGGTCGGCGGCGTCGCCGCGATCTCCGCCGTACTGGTCAACGTGATCGGCCCACCCCAGGGCGGCTGGCTCGGCGCGCTGATCGCGCAACCGGCCGCGTGGACGATGCCGCTCGCCTTCCTGACCGTCATCGTCGTGTCGCGGATGACGCCCAACCGGATCCCGGCCGGCACCGCGCGCAGCATGGTCCGCTTGCACACTCCTGAAGCCGTCGACGTCGACCGCGGCTTCACCGGGGGCTGA
- a CDS encoding LytR/AlgR family response regulator transcription factor has protein sequence MADTPLRALVADDEEPALAELVYLLQRDERIGPIQTASNGPDALKLLQGTDFDVVFCDIKMPGLDGIDLARVLSKFAHPPQIVFVTAYDEHAVQAFELRATDYVMKPVRAERLAEAVRRVVDAGGPLVVQSPDETDDETIPVELAGVTRFVQRSTVRYVEAQGDYARLHTGQNSHLVRVPLSTLEERWRDAGFTRIHRSTLVALAHVDEMRVDGGRCAVRVGDDWLPVSRRHTRELRDLLVRSTSLRG, from the coding sequence ATGGCGGACACTCCTTTGCGCGCGCTGGTCGCCGACGACGAGGAGCCGGCGCTCGCCGAACTGGTCTACCTGCTGCAGCGGGACGAGCGGATCGGGCCGATCCAGACCGCCTCGAACGGGCCGGACGCGCTGAAGCTCCTGCAGGGCACCGACTTCGACGTCGTGTTCTGCGACATCAAGATGCCCGGGCTGGACGGGATCGATCTGGCCCGGGTGCTGTCGAAGTTCGCCCATCCGCCGCAGATCGTCTTCGTCACGGCGTACGACGAGCACGCGGTGCAGGCCTTCGAGCTGCGCGCCACCGACTACGTGATGAAACCCGTGCGCGCCGAACGCCTGGCCGAGGCGGTCCGGCGGGTGGTCGACGCGGGCGGCCCGCTGGTCGTGCAGTCGCCGGACGAGACCGACGACGAGACGATCCCGGTCGAGCTGGCGGGCGTGACGCGGTTCGTGCAGCGCTCCACCGTCCGGTACGTCGAGGCGCAGGGCGACTACGCCCGGCTGCACACGGGGCAGAACTCGCACCTGGTCCGGGTCCCGCTGAGCACGCTCGAGGAGCGCTGGCGCGACGCCGGTTTCACCCGGATCCACCGCAGCACGCTCGTCGCGCTGGCGCACGTCGACGAGATGCGCGTCGACGGCGGGCGGTGCGCCGTACGGGTCGGTGACGACTGGCTGCCGGTCAGCCGGCGGCACACCCGGGAGCTCCGCGACCTCCTGGTCCGCTCGACTTCGTTGCGCGGATGA
- a CDS encoding histidine kinase, whose protein sequence is MFARRRKHFGTPADKATYATLHTASLASPYLREGLTPVAAGRASKHLRDLLGTAAIAICDSSGVLAWDGVGGPYESNHRVDAKAIAAMTLRSGRTAVLGAHDVACGDPQCPIRTAVVAPIVTEDRVVAVLVAYSPRSSAALVRATEEVARWVSGQVELAELNKERTRAMEAELRALRAQISPHFIYNALAAIASFVRTDPERARELLLEFADFSRYALRRGGEFTTLSDELRNVERYLVLEQARFGERLTVSLLIAPEVLSVAIPFLVVQPLVENAVRHGLEGTTGVGQITIRAMDRGSEAEISVEDDGSGSDPEVIRAALSGESGSDSIGLGNVDARLRQVYGDAYGLVVETAVEAGTKVSFRVPKYSSGVHASA, encoded by the coding sequence ATGTTCGCGCGGCGGCGGAAGCATTTCGGGACTCCGGCTGACAAGGCGACGTATGCGACCCTGCATACCGCCTCGCTGGCTTCGCCGTACCTGCGCGAAGGGCTGACACCGGTCGCGGCCGGGCGGGCGAGCAAGCACCTGCGCGACCTGCTCGGTACGGCGGCGATCGCGATCTGCGACTCGTCCGGCGTGCTGGCATGGGACGGGGTCGGCGGGCCGTACGAGAGCAACCATCGGGTCGACGCCAAGGCCATCGCGGCGATGACGCTGCGGAGCGGGCGGACCGCCGTACTGGGGGCTCATGACGTCGCCTGCGGGGATCCGCAGTGCCCGATCCGGACGGCGGTGGTCGCGCCGATCGTGACCGAGGACCGGGTGGTCGCCGTACTGGTCGCGTACAGCCCGCGGTCGTCGGCCGCGCTGGTGCGGGCGACCGAGGAGGTCGCGCGCTGGGTGTCGGGGCAGGTCGAGCTGGCCGAGCTCAACAAGGAGCGGACGCGGGCGATGGAGGCCGAGCTGCGCGCGCTCCGGGCGCAGATCAGCCCGCACTTCATCTACAACGCGCTGGCGGCGATCGCGTCGTTCGTGCGGACCGATCCGGAGCGGGCGCGGGAGCTGCTGCTGGAGTTCGCGGACTTCTCGCGGTACGCGCTGCGGCGGGGCGGTGAGTTCACGACGCTGTCGGACGAGCTGCGCAACGTCGAGCGGTACCTGGTGCTGGAGCAGGCCCGGTTCGGCGAGCGGCTGACGGTGTCGCTGCTGATCGCGCCGGAGGTGCTGTCGGTGGCGATCCCGTTCCTGGTCGTGCAGCCGCTCGTCGAGAACGCCGTACGGCACGGTCTGGAGGGCACGACGGGCGTCGGCCAGATCACCATCCGGGCGATGGACCGCGGCTCGGAGGCGGAGATCAGCGTCGAGGACGACGGCTCCGGCAGCGACCCCGAGGTGATCCGGGCGGCCCTGTCCGGCGAGTCCGGCAGCGACTCGATCGGCCTCGGCAACGTCGACGCCCGCCTGCGGCAGGTGTACGGCGACGCGTACGGGCTGGTGGTCGAGACCGCGGTCGAGGCCGGGACAAAGGTCAGCTTCCGGGTGCCCAAATACTCCTCAGGGGTGCACGCGTCGGCTTAG
- a CDS encoding metallophosphoesterase family protein, whose amino-acid sequence MERIAVLADIHGVLPALEAVLAEPDVRSADLVVLAGDLAGGPQPVETLDLLQGLGDRAVWVRGNGEREMVAMARHEVRETPYEISLWAADQLRREQVEFLATLPTSVTIGSTLFCHATPRDDEEMVLVDSPISRWTEVFTGLPDDVRTVVCGHTHMPFARQVDRRLVVNAGSVGMPYGAPLPSWALLTGSDVQLRRTPLDLEAMADRVVAESTYPDRAAFADEYLRTNYSDTEALAAFSPRAKG is encoded by the coding sequence ATGGAACGTATCGCGGTGCTGGCCGACATCCACGGAGTACTCCCCGCGCTGGAGGCCGTCCTGGCCGAGCCGGACGTGCGGAGCGCCGACCTCGTCGTACTGGCGGGCGATCTCGCCGGTGGTCCGCAGCCGGTCGAGACGCTGGATCTCCTGCAGGGGCTGGGCGATCGGGCCGTCTGGGTGCGCGGCAACGGCGAGCGGGAGATGGTCGCGATGGCTCGCCACGAGGTGCGCGAGACGCCGTACGAGATCAGCCTCTGGGCCGCTGACCAGCTCAGGCGCGAGCAGGTGGAGTTCCTGGCAACACTGCCGACGAGCGTGACCATCGGCTCCACGCTGTTCTGCCACGCGACTCCGCGCGACGACGAGGAGATGGTGCTCGTCGACAGCCCGATCAGCCGCTGGACCGAGGTGTTCACGGGCCTGCCGGACGACGTCCGCACGGTCGTCTGTGGGCACACGCACATGCCGTTCGCGCGCCAGGTCGACCGCCGGCTGGTGGTGAACGCCGGCAGCGTCGGCATGCCGTACGGCGCACCGCTGCCGAGCTGGGCGCTGCTGACCGGCTCCGACGTCCAGCTGCGGCGCACGCCGCTCGACCTCGAGGCCATGGCCGACCGCGTCGTCGCCGAGTCGACGTACCCCGACCGCGCCGCCTTCGCCGACGAGTACCTCCGCACCAACTACTCCGACACCGAGGCCCTGGCCGCGTTCAGCCCCCGCGCGAAGGGCTGA
- a CDS encoding serine/threonine-protein kinase, with protein MDQPPRIGRYSLVRRVGAGGFATVWLARDEQLDAEVAVKILSDNWIDEDDVRRRFLAEGRFLRRVDSPHVVGVHDVGETDDGRPYLVLTYADGGSLADRIKAGPMQVADVVDVVAQVGSGLKQLHARGVLHRDVKPANVLFRSDPSGDRAMLGDLGLGKSLETVSQLTMPGGTPAYVAPEQVMGDRLDHRADLYSLGAVAYAAFTGQAPHGVASLGAVMRIDAPPPSMSTLREDVPDAIDVVVRRALEPDREKRWPDLDSFLTALDEAHRTGKVPAGLVPADELPVSAGPGGVDQETQLAAAPADAKTEGGADGEATVAATPAPRRNRRAGWIAAALAVLLAGGGGYAGYELVMSRPVDVAENPVSVEVPRSWEEKSAQKTPFALLISENTRDWQSVASTSGVFIGVIEQAALPTSGTAPSGCTPSGSDTPTADNPRVTFRYDCGSNPAVFEQYRTIPGGKLLRIQARGDDPQQLTDVLNSVTYNGS; from the coding sequence ATGGACCAGCCGCCCCGGATCGGCCGGTACTCCCTGGTCCGCCGGGTGGGTGCCGGGGGTTTCGCGACCGTGTGGCTGGCCCGCGACGAGCAACTGGACGCCGAGGTCGCGGTCAAGATCCTGTCCGACAACTGGATCGACGAGGACGACGTCCGGCGCCGGTTCCTGGCCGAGGGACGCTTCCTGCGCCGGGTCGACTCACCGCACGTGGTCGGGGTGCACGACGTCGGCGAGACCGACGACGGCCGCCCGTACCTGGTCCTGACGTACGCCGACGGCGGTTCGCTGGCCGACCGGATCAAGGCCGGGCCGATGCAGGTCGCCGACGTGGTCGACGTGGTCGCCCAGGTCGGCAGCGGCCTCAAGCAGTTGCACGCGCGCGGCGTGCTGCACCGCGACGTGAAGCCCGCGAACGTGCTGTTCCGCAGCGACCCGTCCGGCGACCGCGCGATGCTCGGCGACCTCGGGCTGGGCAAGTCGCTGGAAACCGTGTCCCAATTGACGATGCCGGGCGGTACGCCGGCGTACGTGGCGCCCGAGCAGGTGATGGGCGACCGGCTCGACCACCGTGCCGACCTGTACTCGCTGGGCGCGGTCGCATATGCCGCCTTCACCGGCCAGGCGCCGCACGGCGTGGCCAGCCTCGGCGCGGTGATGCGGATCGACGCGCCGCCGCCCTCGATGAGCACGCTGCGCGAGGACGTCCCGGACGCGATCGACGTCGTCGTACGCCGGGCGCTCGAGCCGGACCGGGAGAAGCGCTGGCCCGACCTGGACAGCTTCCTCACTGCGTTGGACGAGGCGCACCGGACCGGCAAGGTCCCGGCCGGGCTGGTTCCGGCCGACGAGCTGCCGGTGTCCGCCGGGCCGGGTGGAGTCGACCAGGAGACCCAGCTGGCGGCGGCTCCCGCCGACGCGAAGACCGAGGGCGGCGCCGATGGCGAGGCGACCGTCGCGGCCACGCCGGCACCCCGCCGGAACCGGCGCGCGGGCTGGATCGCCGCCGCACTGGCGGTGCTGCTGGCCGGTGGTGGCGGGTACGCCGGGTACGAGCTGGTGATGAGCCGGCCGGTCGACGTGGCCGAGAACCCGGTGTCGGTCGAGGTGCCGCGGAGCTGGGAGGAGAAGTCCGCGCAGAAGACGCCGTTCGCCTTGCTGATCAGCGAGAACACCAGGGACTGGCAGAGCGTCGCGAGCACGTCCGGCGTGTTCATCGGCGTGATCGAGCAGGCCGCGTTGCCGACGTCCGGTACGGCGCCGAGCGGGTGCACGCCGTCCGGCAGCGACACGCCGACGGCGGACAACCCGCGGGTGACCTTCCGCTACGACTGCGGCTCCAACCCCGCCGTGTTCGAGCAGTACCGGACGATTCCCGGCGGCAAGCTGCTGCGGATCCAGGCCCGTGGGGACGACCCGCAGCAGCTGACCGACGTACTGAACTCGGTGACCTACAACGGGTCCTAA